The Candidatus Woesearchaeota archaeon genome includes the window AAATATTGAAGGTTATTTATAATGAAAAGAATACATTTATTTTAGATATAGTAAATAAATTTAAAGATATTCTCATAATAGAAACTTATAACTTAGATATTGCTAAAGAAAGAAAGAAAGCTCGCCCTATTTTAACTAGATTTGGTACAAAAAATACTCCCTTAATAGTCTTTGCAGATGAAAATTTAAAGGAATTTGATGCTATTTGGAGTGAGGCAAAACCTAACTGGTTAAAAAGCATAACAGATAAATTAAACAGGATGTATAAATAAAATAAGAAGAAATGATAGTATTTTTCACAGAAGACGATTTAGTTTCTTTTGGAACTTTCTTACTTTCGGAAGAAAGAAAAGACGTTTACAAAGAAAATTTTAAGGACAAATCATTAGAAGAAGTAAAAGAGTCACTTAAAACAGTAAATAATATAGACTTAGAAATATGGGCTTCAACAAATGAAGAAAAACAATAAAATAATTTTAGGAAAAGATCAATTAGGAGCTTTACAGTCTATGAAAGACTTCATTAATTCTTCTAAAATATCTTTTTCTTTGGTAGGATATGCAGGAACTGGTAAAACTGCCCTTATTCAATACATAATTAATTATCTGGAAGACAAATTTATTCCTTATACTTTATGTGCTCCTACTCATAAAGCTAAAGTTGTTTTAGAAAGATTTACTGGTAGAGAAGGTATGACTTTACATAAATTATTATCTTTATCTCCTATGATTGAGGTTATGAATTTAGATTTTAATGATTTAAAATTTACTAGTAATTTCTTTTCTAATACTTTTCCTTATGATAGTATAATTATATGTGATGAATCTTCCATGATTAATGATGATTTATATGATTTATTAACTGAAAGATGCAAGCAATTTAGATGTAAGTTGATTACTGCTGGGGATCGGGCGCAGTTAAAACCTGTAAACTCTATTACTCACTCTAAAGTATTTGATAATCCAAACAAAGCTCTTTTAACTAATATTTATAGACAATCTAAAGAAAGTGGATTAGTAGATATTTTACCTATTTTAAGAGAACAGATTATTCCTGAATTTACACCATCTTTAGGAGAAGATGGTTCTTTATACTGCTTTGACAATGCAAAAGACTTTGTAATGGAGTCTTTACCTTATTTTAGAAAAGCAATAAAAAATTCAGATATTTTAGAAGCTAAAATTCTAGCTTATACTAATAATAGAGTTGGAGCTTTTAATAAAAAAATGAAGACTCTGTTATTTGGAGATAAAAAAGAATATAATAAATTAGAAATCTTAACAGGACGTGAAAATTTAAGTTTCAATAAGACTAAATTTTGGAATTCTATGGATTATATAATTGCTGATGAGCC containing:
- a CDS encoding AAA family ATPase; this encodes MKKNNKIILGKDQLGALQSMKDFINSSKISFSLVGYAGTGKTALIQYIINYLEDKFIPYTLCAPTHKAKVVLERFTGREGMTLHKLLSLSPMIEVMNLDFNDLKFTSNFFSNTFPYDSIIICDESSMINDDLYDLLTERCKQFRCKLITAGDRAQLKPVNSITHSKVFDNPNKALLTNIYRQSKESGLVDILPILREQIIPEFTPSLGEDGSLYCFDNAKDFVMESLPYFRKAIKNSDILEAKILAYTNNRVGAFNKKMKTLLFGDKKEYNKLEILTGRENLSFNKTKFWNSMDYIIADEPRPSEVFIPGFLKLPGYYLNLYNASTKNIEEIFILSKQISKDYLDSLAYHIEITRLKAVDAKKRRSRQASMLWKEYYKLIGSFTSPVDLYYSNRLIRKKSFDYGYAITTHRSQGSSINNVFIDMNNIKRCRDKEELRQLQYVSVSRSSHNAYILQ